A DNA window from Cutaneotrichosporon cavernicola HIS019 DNA, chromosome: 2 contains the following coding sequences:
- the KIAA1875 gene encoding uncharacterized protein (signal transduction involved in G2 DNA damage checkpoint): MQTTNPGLLFQTSQQLTDASDREHKLEATQNIGSPIKLSSKILDLIISDDDAWTAESGWQARCVDLSSGKTKRLFKGHKGPVTSVCLHTVKATDGAPWPVLLTASWDKTVRVWDAKIIKDHTRPVETAAFRVPEELASPLTVWTADSMGVIKEWTIPQIVVGLQAPLTFVSNLPGHETSVAQLAAVDDGLWSASMDYNAMFHGVPSATLAHPRYVKAILPHPNGMPYILTGSEDEHIRVWDSSNLERTNKMPMSVVVAHCGEVTAFGLWTCKQEGRLLEVKVVSASLDGTLRRWSMKELLNPPELDLKPPTTETMMTEEEERELAELMSDED, translated from the exons ATGCAGACGACCAATCCCGGCCTGCTCTTCCAAACCTCTCAACAACTGACAGATGCGTCCGACCGTGAGCACAAGCTTGAGGCCACTCAGAACATCGGAAGTCCTATCAAGCTCAGCAGCAAGATCTTGGACTTGATCATCTCCGATGACGACGCCTGGACTGCCGAGTCTGGTTGGCAAGCTCGTTGTGTAGACCTCTCC TCGGGAAAGACGAAGAGGCTCTTCAAGGGTCACAAAGGACCAGTCACCTCTGTTTGCCTGCACACGGTCAAAGCTACCGATGGCGCTCCTTGGCCGGTGCTCTTGACCGCGTCCTGGGACAAGACAGTGCGGGTCTGGGATGCAAAG ATCATCAAGGACCACACCCGACCAGTGGAAACTGCTGCCTTTCGCGTTCCCGAAGAGCTGGCTTCTCCTTTAACAGTGTGGACGGCCGACTCAATGGGTGTCATCAAGGAGTGGACGATTCCTCAG ATTGTTGTCGGGCTGCAAGCGCCCTTGACTTTCGTTAGCAACTTGCCGGGGCATGAAACAAGCGTAGCGCAATTGGCAGCTGTTGATGACGGGCTGTGGAGCG CGTCTATGGACTACAACGCTATGTTCCACGGCGTCCCCTCGGCAACACTTGCTCATCCTCGATACGTCAAGGCcatccttcctcacccGAACGGCATGCCGTACATTCTGACTGGTTCGGAGGATGAACACATTCGGGTTTGGGACTCATCTAATCTCGAGCGCACAAACAAGATGCCGATGTCTGTCGTTGTCGCTCATTGCGGTGAAGTGACTGCTTTTGGTCTATGGACGTGCAAGCAGGAAGGAAGGCTTTtggaggtcaaggtcgtcTCGGCAAGCCTGGACGGGACACTGAGACGCTGGTCGATGAAAG AGTTGCTGAACCCTCCTGAGCTTGATTTGAAGCCGCCAACAACGGAGACGATGATGacagaggaagaggagcgggAGCTGGCTGAGCTCATGTCGGACGAGGACTAG
- the GLC3 gene encoding uncharacterized protein (Carbohydrate-binding module 48 (Isoamylase N-terminal domain)): protein MVYAVDVLYGLWEPILFLGLSAAYLPSTFLQILRDREWGALASFDQFSYIWFANLWRFAGPVVREGAEARVVPLLQGRVRAGAIVGPDDGDSPLPAGVGGTVIEIGPGSGNWVNIFSDKYLLDHANNKADGGYRTRVDKAYGIEPNADHHTTLRQRVRDSGLEGRYEVVPMGIQDIGASGLIAKGSVDAIVTVMCLCSIPEPEKNIRELYTYLKPGGRWFVYEHVKCHRSQGTFMSVYQRLLNVIWPSFMGGCDLCRDTATSLFAAGDWTEFDLAMPVDEPWWATTPHTYGILTK from the exons ATGGTCTACGCCGTGGACGTTCTCTACGGCCTGTGGGAGcccatcctcttcctcggcctctccGCCGCATACCTCCCATCAACTTTCCTCCAGATCCTCCGCGACCGCGAGTGGGGGGCCTTGGCATCATTCGACCAGTTCAGCTACATCTGGTTCGCCAATCTCTGGCGGTTTGCGGGTCCTGTGGTGCGCGAAGGAGCAGAAGCCCGCGTCGTGCCTCTTCTACAAGGCCGAGTCCGTGCTGGAGCGATTGTCGGTCCTGACGATGGCGACTCTCCCCTTCCAGCGGGTGTTGGTGGCACAGTGATCGAGATTGGCCCTGGTAGCGGCAACTGGGTCAACATCTTCTCCGACAAGTACCTCCTTGACCACGCGAACAACAAGGCTGACGGTGGCTACCGCACTCGTGTCGACAAGGCCTACGGTATTGAGCCCAACGCTGATCATCACACTACACTCCGTCAACGTGTCCGTGACTCTGGTCTCGAAGGGCGTTACGAGGTCGTGCCTATGGGCATTCAGGACATTGGCGCCTCTGGTCTCATCGCGAAGGGTagcgtcgacgccatcgtGACGGTAATGTGCCTCTGCAGCATTCCGGAACCAGAGAAGAACATCCGCGAGCTCTACACGTACCTCAAGCCCGGTGGTCGCTGGTTCGTGTACGAGCATGTCAAGTGTCATCGCTCCCAAGGAACGTTCATGTCTGTATATCAAC GTCTTCTGAACGTCATCTGGCCTTCTTTCATGGGTGGCTGCGATCTCTGTCGCGACACGGCAACGTCGCTGTTCGCTGCTGGTGACTGGACGGAGTTCGACCTCGCCATGCCTGTTGACGAGCCGTGGTGGGCCACAACGCCGCACACGTACGGTATTCTTACCAAGTAG
- a CDS encoding uncharacterized protein (May be involved in the degradation of misfolded endoplasmic reticulum (ER) luminal proteins) encodes MDVSNVRFLPVTGFLLASTAVVTLPVLLQYIYSTSIALDWRAVMRGSHVWTPFTTFFYGGGGMPLLFDVFNLYRTSTTLEQSHFQDTAAYAWNVSVLAVVILVDIFGLISIPTRIYPFVIIALDVVQAGPRSALLSVMGILTGHFWWFMTVYLPLHAPPHLRRPNPFTVPRWYRSLFQRRSRVTRTASVTKATGVTASGPSPRFANANDAVRHRWGSGQRLGAE; translated from the exons ATGGACGTCTCCAATGTGCGCTTCCTACCCGTGACAGGGTTCCTTCTTGCGAGCACAGCAGTGGTTACATT GCCTGTCTTGCTGCAATACATATATTCCACC TCCATCGCGCTCGACTGGCGAGCTGTGATGAGGGGTTCACATGTATGGACCCCATTCACAACCTTCTTCTACGGAG GAGGAGGCATGCCTCTTCTCTTTGACGTATTCAACCTCTACCGCACTTCAACTACGCTCGAGCAGAGCCA CTTCCAAGATACTGCCGCGTACGCGTGGAATGTTTCTGTCCTGGCAGTTGTGATCCTG GTCGACATCTTCGGTCTGATCAGCATCCCCACCAGGA TCTATCCGTTTGTCATTAtcgccctcgacgtcgtgcaGGCGGGGCCAAGGAGTGCTCTGCTTAGCGTCATGGGGATCCTCACTGGTCACTTCTG GTGGTTCATGACCGTGTACCTGCCGCTGCATgcccctcctcatctccgTCGTCCTAACCCTTTTACCGTTCCGCGATGGTACCGGTCGTTGTTCCAGCGTCGTTCGCGCGTGACGAGAACAGCTTCGGTGACGAAGGCTACTGGCGTGACTGCCAGTGGCCCCAGCCCGCGGTTCGCGAATGCCAATGACGCTGTCCGGCATCGGTGGGGCTCTGGCCAACGGTTGGGCGCCGAATAG
- a CDS encoding uncharacterized protein (Hydrolase, NUDIX family) has translation MLQTTARTSFTLVFPITGEQILLGLKRRGFGQDLMNGFGGKVEDGESIEDAAIRELEEECGIRTTVSELEPRGRLTIVRPIHAGPTVFAKIFLFTCRTWSGHPVESDEMQPVWFDTHCLPFKQMWPDAPLYLPHLLKDTQDTCITGKFHQEQNRKAHVD, from the exons ATGCTCCAAACCACGGCTCGGACTAGTTTCACTCTCGTCTTTCCGATAACCGGGGAG CAAATCCTCCTTGGACTTAAACGGCGGGGCTTTGGACAAGACCT CATGAACGGCTTCggtggcaaggtcgaggacggagaGAGTATAGAGGATGCAGCGATAAGAGAGCTGGAG GAAGAGTGCGGCATCAGGACGACTGTCTCCGAACTCGAACCCCGAGGTCGTCTGACGATTGTTCGCCCGATCCATGCAGGGCCCACGGTGTTTGCCAAGATCTTCCTCTTCACATGTAGAACCTGGAGCGGCCATCCTGTCGA ATCTGACGAGATGCAGCCAGTGTGGTTTGATACCCATTGTCTTCCGTTCAAGCAAATG TGGCCAGACGCTCCGCTGTaccttccccacctcctcaaAGACACCCAGGACACTTGTATCACGGGCAAGTTCCA CCAAGAACAGAACAGAAAAGCACATGTTGACTAG
- the CDC48 gene encoding uncharacterized protein (Cell division protein 48 (CDC48) N-terminal domain) encodes MADPSQPVADDSTATAILRQKKSPNRLMVDETTSDDNSVAVLHPNTMETLGLFRGDTVIVRGKRRKDTVLICLSQDDIEEGKICMNKVARGNCAAKLGDLVHVSAANDIKYGKRIHVLPFSDSVEGLSGNLFDVFLKPYFLEAYRPVRKGDVFQVRGGMRTVDFKVIEVDPSPYCIVASDTVIHTEGEPLDREAEEADLNAVGYDDLGGCRKQLAQVRELVELPLRHPQLFKAIGIKPPRGILMFGPPGTGKTLMARAVANETGAFFFLINGPEIMSKMAGESESNLRKAFEEAEKNSPSIIFIDELDSIAPKREKTNGEVERRVVSQLLTLMDGLKARSNVVVMAATNRPNSIDPALRRFGRFDREVDIGIPDPTGRLEILRIHTKNMKLSDDVDLEQIAADTHGYVGADMAALCSEAAMQQIREKMDMIDLDEDTIDAEVLDSLGVTMENFRYALGVNNPSALRETVVEIPTTTWNDIGGLDKVKRELQETVSYPVEHPEKFLKYGLSPSKGVLFYGPPGTGKTMLAKAIANECQANFISIKGPELLTMWFGESEANVRDVFDKARAAAPCVMFFDELDSIAKARGGSSGDAGGAGDRVLNQILTEMDGMNAKKNVFIIGATNRPDQIDSALLRPGRLDQLIYIPLPDEASRLSILQATLRKSPIDPRVDLNYLAKQTAGFSGADLTEICQRAAKLAIRQSIEADIRKEHDRKEKAEAAGGDVDVDIMDEENDVDEVPSITVDHFEEAMKFARRSVSDADIRRYEMFSSTLQQSRGFGNNFKFPESGETEQGGAAFQNEADDDDLYA; translated from the exons ATGGCGGACCCCTCCCAG CCCGTTGCTGACGACTCGACGGCTACTGCCATCCTCCGTCAGAAGAAGTC GCCCAACCGTCTGATGGTTGACGAGACTACTTCTGATGACAACAGCGTTGCTGTCCTTCACCCAAACACTATGGAGACCCTTGGTCTGTTCCG TGGCGACACTGTCATCG TTCGCGGTAAGCGCAGGAAGGACACCGTCCTCATCTGCCTGAGCCAGGACGATATCGAAGAGGGCAAGATCTGCATGAACAAGG TTGCTCGCGGTAACTGCGCCGCCAagcttggcgacctcgtccacgTCTCGGCTGCCAACGATATCAAGTACGGCAAGCG CATCCACGTCCTTCCCTTCTCAGACTCGGTTGAGGGTCTTTCTGGCAACCTCTTCGACGTGTTCCTCAAGCCGTACTTCCTCGAGGCTTACCGCCCGGTCCGCAAAG GTGACGTTTTCCAGGTCCGTGGTGGCATGCGCACCGTGGACTtcaaggtcatcgaggtcgaccccTCTCCATACTGC ATTGTTGCGTCGGACACCGTCATCCACACTGAGGGCGAAccgctcgaccgcgaggctgaggaggccgacCTGAACGCCGTTGGGTACGATGACCTCGGTGGCTGTCGCAAGCAGCTTGCGCAG gtccgcgagctcgttgagctCCCTCTGCGCCACCCTCAGCTCTTCAAGGCTATTGGCATCAAGCCTCCTCGTGGTATTCTGATGTTTGGCCCCCCCGGTACTGGCAAGACCCTCATGGCTCGCGCTGTCGCCAACGAAACTGGCGCGTTCTTCTTCCTGATCAACGGTCCCGAGATCATGTCCAAGATGGCGggcgagtccgagtccaACCTCCGCAAGGCattcgaggaggccgagaagaacAGCCCCTCGATTATTttcatcgacgagctcgactcCATCGCGCCCAAGCGTGAGAAGACCaacggcgaggtcgagcgtcGTGTCGTCTCGCAGCTCCTCACGCTCATGGACGGACTCAAGGCTCGTTCCAACGTTGTTGTGATGGCTGCTACCAACCGTCCTAACTCGATCGACCCTGCTCTTCGTCGTTTCGGTCGCTTTGACCGTGAGGTCGACATTGGTATCCCCGACCCCACTGGCCGTCTCGAGATTCTCCGCATCCACACCAAGAACATGAAGCTCTCAGACGATGTCGACCTTGAGCAGatcgccgccgacacccACGGCTACGTTGGTGCCGACATGGCTGCGCTCTGCTCTGAGGCTGCCATGCAGCAGATCCGCGAGAAGATGGACAtgatcgacctcgacgaggacacgattgatgccgaggtcctcgactCGCTTGGTGTCACCATGGAGAACTTCCGCtacgcgctcggcgtcaacAACCCGTCGGCACTCCGTGAGACTGTCGTTGAGATTCCTACCACCACCTGGAACGACATTGGTggcctcgacaaggtcaagcgTGAGCTCCAGGAGACGGTCTCCTACCCTGTCGAGCACCCGGAGAAGTTCCTCAAGTATGGTCTCTCGCCCTCCAAGGGTGTTCTATTCTACGGCCCGCCTGGTACGGGTAAGACCATGCTTGCCAAGGC CATTGCCAACGAGTGCCAGGCCAACTTCATCTCGATCAAGGGTCCCGAACTCCTCACAATGTGGTTCGGCGAGTCGGAGGCCAATGTCCGCGACGTCTTCGACAAGGCTCGTGCCGCTGCACCATGTGTGATGTTctttgacgagctggacTCCATTGCTAAGGCTCGCGGTGGGTCCTCAGGCGACGCTGGCGGTGCTGGTGACCGTGTCCTCAACCAGATTCTT ACCGAGATGGACGGCATGAACGCTAAGAAGAACGTCTTCATCATCGGCGCCACCA ACCGCCCTGACCAGATTGACTCTGCGCTTCTCCGTCCgggccgcctcgaccag CTTATCTACATCCCGCTTCCGGACGAGGCATCTCGTCTGTCTATTCTCCAGGCGACTCTGCGCAAGTCCCCTATCGACCCCCGTGTTGATCTCAACTACCTGGCCAAGCAGACAGCGGGCTTCTCAGGTGCGGACCTCACCGAGATCTGCCAGCGTGCAGCCAAGCTGGCTATTCGCCAGTccatcgaggccgacatTCGCAAAGAGCACGAccgcaaggagaaggcggaggctgccggtggcgacgtcgacgtcgacatcatggacgaggagaacgaTGTGGATGAGGTTCCCTCCATCACCGT TGATCACTTCGAGGAGGCCATGAAGTTCGCTCGCCGCTCCGTCTCGGACGCCGACATCCGTCGCTACGAGATGTTCAGCAGCACGCTTCAGCAGTCACGTGGCTTCGGCAACAACTTCAAGTTCCCCGAGAGCGGGGAGACTGAGCAGGGCGGAGCTGCGTTCCAGAACGaggcagacgacgacga TCTCTATGCGTAA